In one window of Helianthus annuus cultivar XRQ/B chromosome 17, HanXRQr2.0-SUNRISE, whole genome shotgun sequence DNA:
- the LOC110922983 gene encoding amino acid transporter AVT3B — protein sequence MVFDNNNETNSSSNPIIRSIPREDSPLLGTSDSLSSTPKTFANIFIAIVGAGVLGLPYTFMRTGWLTGFIMIFVVSGLAYRGMMLLVETRRKLETPLTYSRINSFGDLGFAVCGPIGRFVVDILILASQAGFCVGYLIFIGNTLSHLFHSAPVESGNYLNAAPYIWGLKAKTFYIWGCFPFQLGLNAIPTLTLLAPLSIFADIVDVGAMSVVMVQDVVVFLKTTTNVHAFGSFSTFCYGLGVALFSFEGIGMALPLEAEARDKKRFGFVLGWAMFSIAAMYGVFGVLGYFAFGENTRDIVTANMGKGMLSSLVQLGLCVNLFFTFPLMMHPVYEVMERRYWEGRYCLWMRWVLVMVVSLVALLVPNFTDFLSLVGSSTCCILGLVLPALFHYIVFKNELKREELMYDLAMIVLGVILGVLGTWFSLMEMLF from the coding sequence ATGGTTTTCGACAACAATAATGAAACCAACTCTTCCTCAAACCCCATCATCAGATCAATCCCAAGAGAAGACTCCCCACTTCTCGGAACCTCAGACTCCTTGTCATCAACACCCAAAACATTCGCCAACATTTTCATCGCCATCGTGGGCGCCGGCGTGCTCGGTCTCCCTTACACGTTCATGCGAACCGGTTGGCTTACCGGGTTCATCATGATATTCGTTGTATCCGGTCTCGCCTATCGTGGCATGATGTTGTTAGTCGAAACCCGAAGGAAACTCGAAACACCTCTTACTTATTCTAGAATTAACTCTTTCGGCGATTTGGGCTTCGCTGTTTGTGGCCCGATCGGTCGGTTTGTTGTGGATATATTGATACTGGCATCACAGGCCGGGTTTTGTGTGGGTTATTTAATATTTATCGGTAACACATTAAGCCATTTGTTTCATTCTGCCCCTGTTGAGTCAGGGAATTATCTTAATGCAGCCCCTTACATTTGGGGGTTAAAGGCGAAAACGTTTTACATATGGGGTTGTTTTCCGTTTCAATTGGGATTAAACGCGATTCCAACGTTGACACTTCTCGCGCCTTTAAGTATTTTTGCGGATATTGTTGATGTTGGTGCGATGAGTGTAGTGATGGTTCAAGACGTCGTTGTGTTTTTGAAAACGACCACGAATGTGCACGCGTTTGGGAGCTTTTCGACGTTTTGTTATGGGCTTGGAGTGGCTTTGTTTTCGTTTGAAGGGATTGGAATGGCGTTGCCGCTTGAAGCGGAAGCTAGGGATAAGAAAAGGTTCGGTTTTGTTTTGGGTTGGGCTATGTTTTCCATTGCAGCTATGTATGGGGTTTTTGGAGTGTTGGGTTACTTCGCTTTCGGTGAAAACACGCGAGATATTGTCACTGCGAACATGGGGAAAGGCATGTTAAGTTCGTTAGTGCAGTTAGGACTTTGTGTGAACCTTTTTTTCACGTTTCCGTTGATGATGCATCCGGTTTATGAAGTTATGGAAAGAAGGTATTGGGAAGGAAGGTATTGTTTGTGGATGAGATGGGTGTTGGTTATGGTGGTGAGTTTAGTGGCTCTTTTGGTGCCGAATTTTACGGATTTCTTGTCATTAGTTGGGAGCAGTACTTGTTGTATATTGGGGTTGGTGTTACCGGCTTTGTTTCATTACATTGTGTTCAAGAACGAGCTAAAGAGGGAGGAGCTTATGTACGATTTGGCGATGATTGTTCTTGGTGTAATTCTTGGTGTtttgggaacttggttttctttAATGGAAATGTTGTTTTGA